One Tautonia rosea genomic window carries:
- a CDS encoding c-type cytochrome, which produces MTIAWRQFWIIGLIALAGCSASEPVQFAHDPRLASEEFAEKPNARRAVETIVDEMFGESPDLLRVPRGAGLPEGGRYLAGLVQEGDDPEDIRPVVYYPAGSETPVPIAGGQALYHRHCLHCHGVSGDGQGPTAAFLYPRPRDYRRGLFKFTSTDYGDKPSRDDLRRILHNGIDGTSMPAFKAQMTDVEMEQVIDYVLFLTYRGEVERMILEEASFYEDSDFADEEGLELFREEVGEIAEFEIFGRWTEALEGLNLVEPLTPRVPPTQESIERGRDLFLGLSRDVKLECAGCHGNQGVGDGPSWIDPETFNRYVFLENYDPTSKSTLETLQQIADEQQRRWSDEWGDPLRPADLNRGVYKGGRRPIDLYWRIATGITGTAMPGHVQALSDPDDLWNLVNFVLALPQQPDLLRPDQVQKLGADVIPEAASTAAR; this is translated from the coding sequence GTGACCATCGCGTGGCGACAGTTCTGGATCATCGGCCTGATTGCCCTGGCCGGCTGTAGTGCGTCGGAACCCGTTCAGTTTGCTCACGATCCCCGCCTTGCAAGCGAGGAATTCGCCGAGAAACCGAACGCCCGACGCGCCGTCGAGACGATCGTCGACGAGATGTTCGGCGAGTCTCCCGACTTGCTCCGGGTCCCTCGTGGTGCGGGCCTTCCCGAAGGCGGCCGATACCTGGCCGGATTGGTTCAGGAAGGGGATGATCCTGAGGACATCCGTCCGGTTGTCTACTACCCAGCCGGTTCCGAGACCCCCGTGCCGATTGCTGGCGGACAGGCCCTCTACCATCGCCACTGCTTGCACTGCCACGGAGTCTCCGGAGACGGCCAGGGACCGACCGCCGCGTTCCTCTACCCAAGGCCCCGCGACTACCGCCGCGGCCTGTTCAAGTTCACCTCCACCGACTACGGCGACAAGCCTTCCCGCGACGACCTTCGGAGAATTCTCCACAACGGCATCGACGGCACCTCCATGCCCGCCTTCAAGGCCCAGATGACCGACGTCGAGATGGAACAGGTCATTGACTACGTCCTCTTCCTCACCTATCGCGGCGAGGTCGAACGGATGATCCTCGAAGAAGCCTCGTTTTACGAAGACAGCGACTTCGCCGACGAGGAGGGCCTTGAGTTGTTTCGAGAGGAAGTCGGTGAGATCGCCGAGTTCGAAATCTTTGGCCGCTGGACCGAGGCCCTCGAAGGCTTGAATCTGGTCGAACCCCTCACGCCTCGCGTTCCCCCCACCCAAGAGAGCATCGAACGCGGTCGCGATCTGTTCCTCGGCCTCTCCCGTGATGTGAAGCTCGAATGTGCCGGCTGCCACGGCAACCAGGGAGTCGGAGACGGCCCGAGTTGGATCGACCCCGAAACCTTCAATCGCTACGTCTTCCTCGAAAATTACGACCCCACCAGCAAATCGACCCTCGAAACCCTTCAGCAGATTGCCGACGAACAACAGCGCCGCTGGAGCGACGAGTGGGGCGACCCCCTCCGCCCCGCCGACCTGAACCGAGGGGTTTACAAGGGAGGCCGTCGTCCGATCGACCTCTACTGGCGGATTGCCACCGGCATCACCGGCACCGCCATGCCCGGCCACGTTCAGGCCCTGAGCGATCCGGACGACCTCTGGAATCTGGTCAACTTCGTCCTCGCTTTGCCCCAGCAACCCGACTTGCTCCGACCCGATCAGGTCCAGAAGCTCGGGGCTGACGTGATCCCCGAAGCTGCCTCAACGGCGGCGCGCTGA
- a CDS encoding CPBP family glutamic-type intramembrane protease: MERSGGYWTSCRGASAALLMVLPLLAIYEGGIAALGGDVALRAGVDAWIGRLTPDRFRVPDWAPSAVLALGIIAWRIAEPGRFRVRWLPVAVVECVVLGAGLLTMFRGFDHWFEGKGGALPMEMTSQLALDWNPCEWIGLVGAGIFEEAVFRLGLLGICYAVLRVLHMPNVLATAMAVSGSALVFSMAHHVGEVPGAFSWSTFVFRWLAGVYFAWVMIFRGFGIAVGTHLAYDLLVVVDPWAG; encoded by the coding sequence GTGGAGCGATCGGGAGGCTACTGGACGAGTTGCCGGGGGGCGTCGGCGGCCCTTCTGATGGTTCTGCCGTTGCTGGCGATCTACGAAGGGGGGATTGCGGCACTTGGCGGAGACGTGGCATTGCGGGCAGGGGTGGATGCCTGGATCGGCCGCCTGACGCCTGATCGGTTTCGGGTGCCGGACTGGGCCCCTTCGGCCGTGCTGGCGTTGGGGATCATTGCCTGGCGGATTGCCGAGCCGGGACGGTTCCGGGTGAGGTGGCTGCCTGTTGCGGTTGTTGAATGCGTGGTGCTCGGGGCTGGGTTGCTCACGATGTTCCGGGGGTTTGATCACTGGTTCGAGGGCAAGGGCGGGGCCTTGCCGATGGAGATGACGTCACAGCTCGCTCTTGATTGGAACCCCTGCGAATGGATTGGGTTGGTGGGTGCCGGAATCTTCGAGGAAGCGGTCTTCCGGCTGGGCTTGCTGGGGATCTGTTATGCCGTCCTCCGGGTCTTGCACATGCCTAACGTGCTGGCGACGGCCATGGCCGTGAGCGGTTCGGCGCTGGTCTTCTCGATGGCGCACCATGTGGGGGAAGTGCCGGGAGCGTTTTCCTGGTCGACGTTTGTCTTTCGATGGCTGGCAGGCGTTTACTTCGCCTGGGTGATGATCTTCAGGGGGTTCGGGATCGCCGTTGGCACGCATCTCGCGTACGATCTGTTGGTGGTGGTGGATCCCTGGGCGGGTTGA
- a CDS encoding metallophosphoesterase family protein codes for MKIVHLSDIHIWRYSINPVKLLGKRAVGMAELFTGRAKKFRLERMEDVVDRVRSIKADHLLITGDLTTTALRREFEQARVALEPLLEDADRVSILPGNHDRYTSHSVRTRAFERVFGAFAPSDAFPWLRYLQDDRTAILALDATRSHLSATGRLPEAQFREARELLLASHPKPKRLIVACHYPVAAPEAYRSELRKKRMVNAADVARWLRRVGPHLYCSGHVHAAWAHRPHEVPEQLSLNAGAPLLRDPTGRRPPGFLEIDLTEQSVTVKHHAWTGMDWSIMPMVTDLRLFGAQASTVVQE; via the coding sequence TTGAAGATTGTCCATCTGTCTGATATTCACATCTGGCGATACTCAATCAATCCGGTGAAGCTTCTGGGCAAGCGAGCTGTGGGCATGGCCGAGCTGTTTACGGGCCGGGCGAAGAAGTTTCGGCTGGAACGCATGGAGGATGTGGTTGATCGGGTGAGGTCGATCAAGGCGGATCATTTGCTGATCACGGGAGACCTGACGACAACGGCATTGCGTCGCGAATTCGAGCAGGCGAGAGTCGCTCTGGAGCCGCTACTCGAGGACGCGGATCGGGTGTCGATCTTGCCGGGGAATCACGATCGATACACGTCGCATTCGGTGCGGACGCGGGCGTTTGAGCGGGTGTTCGGAGCGTTCGCTCCAAGTGATGCGTTCCCGTGGCTGAGGTATCTGCAGGATGATCGGACGGCCATTCTGGCGCTTGACGCCACTCGGTCGCACCTCTCGGCCACCGGGCGATTGCCGGAGGCACAGTTTCGTGAGGCGAGAGAATTGCTGCTGGCGTCCCATCCGAAGCCGAAGCGGTTGATCGTTGCCTGTCATTATCCGGTGGCCGCGCCGGAGGCTTATCGATCGGAGCTGCGCAAGAAACGGATGGTCAACGCGGCCGATGTGGCTCGCTGGCTGCGGCGGGTCGGTCCTCATCTCTATTGCAGTGGGCATGTGCATGCGGCCTGGGCGCATCGGCCGCACGAAGTGCCAGAGCAGCTGAGTCTGAACGCGGGGGCCCCCCTGCTCCGCGACCCGACCGGCCGCCGGCCGCCGGGGTTTCTGGAGATCGACCTGACTGAGCAATCGGTCACGGTCAAGCATCACGCCTGGACGGGGATGGACTGGTCGATCATGCCGATGGTGACGGACCTCCGCCTGTTCGGCGCTCAGGCGAGTACCGTGGTTCAGGAGTAG
- the zwf gene encoding glucose-6-phosphate dehydrogenase: MAASSPDDGSTNPLREHLPQTSGADPCAIVLFGSTGDLTHRKLAPALFELALSGDLPAGFAVVGFGRRPWSDDQFRENLRETLAKENDGRDFDTAWQRFAPHLVFVEGNLDNPESFVKLRERLEEVDRSHETRGNRLFYLAVAPEFFAPIVSQLGDAGLIYPGYQDAPWSRVVVEKPFGHDLQSARQLNRELQSVLDERQIYRIDHYLGKETVQNILALRFGNAIFEPIWNRRHIASVQITVAEREGMAGGRGAFYDGAGAIRDMVQNHMMQLLCLVAMEPPVDLSADSVRTEKVKILQTLPRWTPEQVDQHVVRAQYAAGSLQGEDVIGFLQEKGVAPDSTTETYVALRVMLNTWRWAGVPFLLRTGKRLPKRATEIAIEFRNPPTNFFEADTEGGSAVNQLILNIQPKEGTSLGFQAKIPGSRRRLRSVRMDFRYGTAFARPAPEAYQRLLLDVMLGDPTLFTRTDEVEAAWQFITPVLDAWNRPGAPPPHSYEAGSWGPDAADTLAAENEIRWRRL, translated from the coding sequence ATGGCGGCATCGAGCCCAGACGATGGCAGCACAAACCCCCTGCGCGAGCATCTGCCGCAAACCTCTGGGGCCGATCCCTGCGCCATCGTTCTGTTCGGCTCGACCGGCGACCTGACCCACCGAAAGCTCGCCCCCGCCCTGTTCGAGCTGGCACTCTCGGGCGACCTGCCTGCGGGGTTCGCCGTCGTCGGCTTCGGCCGAAGACCCTGGAGCGATGACCAGTTCCGCGAGAATCTTCGGGAAACCCTCGCCAAGGAAAACGACGGTCGTGACTTCGACACCGCCTGGCAACGGTTCGCCCCGCATCTTGTCTTTGTCGAAGGCAATCTCGACAACCCCGAGTCCTTCGTCAAACTCCGCGAACGATTGGAGGAGGTCGATCGCTCTCACGAAACACGCGGCAATCGCCTGTTCTACCTCGCCGTCGCTCCCGAATTCTTTGCCCCGATCGTTTCCCAGCTCGGCGATGCCGGCCTGATTTACCCCGGCTATCAAGACGCTCCCTGGTCCCGCGTCGTCGTCGAGAAACCGTTCGGCCACGACTTGCAAAGCGCCCGGCAGCTCAACCGAGAGCTGCAATCCGTGCTCGACGAGCGGCAGATTTACCGAATCGACCATTATCTCGGCAAGGAAACCGTCCAGAACATCCTCGCCCTTCGCTTCGGCAACGCCATCTTCGAGCCGATCTGGAACCGCCGCCACATCGCCTCGGTTCAGATCACTGTCGCCGAGCGTGAAGGCATGGCCGGCGGCCGAGGAGCCTTCTACGACGGTGCAGGGGCGATCCGAGACATGGTCCAGAACCACATGATGCAGTTGCTCTGCCTCGTGGCGATGGAGCCTCCCGTCGACCTCTCGGCCGACTCGGTCCGGACCGAAAAGGTCAAGATTCTCCAGACCCTCCCCCGATGGACCCCCGAGCAGGTCGACCAGCATGTCGTCCGCGCCCAGTACGCAGCCGGATCGCTCCAGGGAGAAGACGTCATCGGCTTCCTCCAGGAAAAAGGGGTCGCCCCCGACTCGACGACCGAAACCTACGTCGCCCTCCGCGTCATGCTCAACACCTGGCGATGGGCCGGCGTCCCCTTCCTGCTCCGGACCGGCAAGCGGCTTCCCAAGCGAGCGACGGAGATCGCCATCGAGTTCCGCAACCCTCCCACCAACTTCTTCGAGGCCGACACCGAAGGTGGCTCGGCCGTCAATCAGCTCATCCTCAACATCCAGCCGAAGGAAGGGACTAGCCTCGGTTTTCAGGCCAAGATCCCCGGCTCCCGCCGCCGCCTCCGCTCCGTCCGTATGGATTTCCGCTACGGCACCGCCTTCGCTCGCCCCGCTCCCGAAGCCTATCAGCGCCTCTTGCTCGACGTGATGCTCGGTGATCCTACCCTCTTTACCCGTACCGACGAGGTCGAGGCCGCCTGGCAATTCATCACCCCAGTCCTTGACGCCTGGAACCGACCCGGCGCCCCTCCTCCTCACTCCTACGAGGCTGGCTCCTGGGGCCCCGATGCCGCCGACACCCTCGCTGCCGAGAACGAGATTCGCTGGCGGCGGCTCTGA
- a CDS encoding class I SAM-dependent methyltransferase yields the protein MPDLTQSRTISTYSLQWNRYRILRPEEDRATFRNRTGLTGADLAGSLVLDGGCGMGRYVRVAAEAGARVVGIDLSEAVQAARDLNADLPIVGLLRADLFRLPLLEGTFDHIYSLGVLDHTPDPRRAFLSLARRLKPGGRIAIWVYQKERPALEVIIEAHRAISTRLPVSVLETLSRWSAPIGGLKRRLMNSPNRLIARSGVALNVLTIGVSMHPDPEVRVCDTLDWYAPKYASRHTFEEVSSWFREAGLVDIEDLSARQTYYHKGQGNGINLAGRRPEA from the coding sequence ATGCCCGATCTCACCCAGTCGCGCACCATCTCGACCTACTCGCTCCAATGGAACCGCTACCGGATTCTCCGCCCGGAGGAAGACCGCGCAACCTTCCGCAATCGGACCGGATTGACCGGCGCCGATCTCGCCGGTTCTCTCGTCCTCGACGGCGGTTGCGGCATGGGTCGCTACGTCCGAGTCGCCGCCGAGGCCGGCGCCCGCGTTGTCGGTATCGACCTGAGCGAGGCCGTCCAGGCCGCCCGAGACCTCAACGCCGACCTGCCGATCGTCGGCCTGCTCCGTGCCGATCTCTTCCGCCTCCCTCTGCTGGAAGGAACGTTCGACCATATCTACTCTCTCGGTGTCCTTGACCACACGCCCGATCCTCGCCGCGCCTTCCTCTCCCTCGCGCGGCGCCTCAAACCGGGGGGCCGCATCGCCATTTGGGTTTACCAGAAGGAGCGTCCCGCACTGGAGGTGATCATCGAGGCCCATCGCGCCATCTCGACTCGCCTCCCCGTCTCGGTACTCGAAACGCTCAGCCGCTGGTCCGCGCCGATCGGCGGCCTGAAGCGCCGCCTGATGAACAGCCCGAACCGCCTCATTGCGCGGTCCGGTGTCGCACTCAACGTCCTGACCATCGGCGTTTCGATGCACCCCGATCCTGAGGTCCGCGTCTGCGACACGCTCGACTGGTACGCGCCGAAGTACGCCTCAAGGCACACCTTCGAGGAGGTTTCCTCCTGGTTCCGCGAGGCTGGTCTCGTGGACATCGAAGATCTCTCGGCACGTCAGACCTATTATCACAAGGGGCAAGGCAACGGCATCAACCTCGCCGGTCGTCGGCCCGAAGCGTGA
- the tsaB gene encoding tRNA (adenosine(37)-N6)-threonylcarbamoyltransferase complex dimerization subunit type 1 TsaB, which translates to MNLLALDTSTLHSAVALGLDDGECLIVQPEPGPKHGRLLVPAIRDLLDRAGLRPHDLDAVAVAIGPGSFTGLRVGVTAAKTLAFAIGCPIVPVSTLEILACNAPIEALQVVPAIDAQRGDLFSASFRRNAPGDPLLRESTDRIMPADTWAADLPTGAYVLCPTPDRIAAAIPDHATIGPPELARPHGRVLLDLAARALADGDLANPWTLEPRYLRRSAAEDKRDALPH; encoded by the coding sequence GTGAACCTTCTGGCCCTCGACACCTCGACACTTCACTCCGCCGTCGCGCTTGGGCTCGACGACGGTGAATGCCTGATCGTTCAGCCCGAGCCCGGACCCAAGCATGGCCGCTTGCTCGTCCCGGCAATCCGCGACCTGCTCGACCGCGCCGGTCTTCGACCCCACGACCTCGACGCCGTGGCTGTCGCCATCGGTCCCGGATCGTTTACCGGACTCCGCGTCGGGGTCACGGCGGCCAAAACACTCGCCTTCGCCATCGGTTGCCCGATCGTCCCCGTCTCGACCCTGGAAATCCTTGCCTGCAACGCTCCCATTGAAGCCCTCCAGGTCGTCCCTGCAATCGACGCCCAACGCGGCGACCTCTTCTCAGCCTCCTTTCGCCGAAACGCTCCTGGCGACCCCTTGCTCCGCGAATCAACCGACCGGATCATGCCGGCCGACACCTGGGCCGCCGACCTTCCGACCGGGGCTTATGTCCTGTGTCCGACTCCCGACCGAATCGCCGCAGCGATTCCCGACCATGCCACGATCGGCCCTCCCGAACTGGCCAGGCCCCACGGTCGCGTCCTGCTCGACCTCGCCGCCCGGGCGCTCGCCGACGGTGATCTGGCCAATCCCTGGACTTTGGAACCGCGATACCTCCGCCGCAGCGCCGCCGAGGATAAACGCGACGCTCTGCCTCATTGA
- a CDS encoding metallophosphoesterase family protein: protein MRRALISDIHGNLEALEAVLDDIQQQRIDEIFCLGDIIGYGPNPRECIDLVMQNCEVSLLGNHDEGALFDPNGFNIGAERAIFWTRDQLETGGDSAQRERRWDFLSELHRTYRTGPYLFVHGSPRNPLSEYIFPEDIYNQRKMERLFQLVEHYCFQGHTHVPGIFTEGYQFYAPEEIDHEYTLGDGKVMVNVGSVGQPRDGDNRACYLIVEDSLTSGSDAEADGETSAPPSGPTRLFYRRIPYDFESTIEKIYAISELEPFLGDRLRQGR, encoded by the coding sequence GTGCGTCGAGCCCTGATCAGTGATATTCACGGGAATCTCGAAGCGTTGGAGGCCGTGCTTGATGATATTCAACAGCAGCGGATTGACGAGATCTTCTGCCTGGGTGACATCATCGGGTATGGCCCGAACCCAAGGGAGTGCATCGACCTGGTGATGCAGAATTGCGAGGTTTCGCTGCTTGGCAACCACGACGAAGGGGCCCTGTTCGATCCGAATGGATTCAATATCGGAGCGGAACGGGCCATCTTCTGGACTCGCGATCAGCTGGAAACCGGTGGCGACTCGGCACAGCGAGAACGGCGCTGGGATTTCCTCTCAGAACTGCATCGGACCTATCGAACTGGACCGTATCTGTTTGTGCATGGTTCGCCCCGGAACCCGTTGAGCGAGTACATTTTTCCGGAAGACATCTATAATCAGCGGAAAATGGAACGCCTGTTTCAACTGGTGGAGCACTATTGTTTCCAGGGTCATACGCATGTCCCCGGAATTTTTACCGAGGGGTACCAATTTTACGCTCCCGAGGAGATCGACCACGAGTATACGCTGGGAGACGGCAAGGTGATGGTCAACGTCGGCTCGGTGGGTCAGCCGAGGGATGGCGACAATCGAGCCTGTTACCTGATCGTGGAAGACAGTTTGACCTCTGGATCCGACGCCGAGGCGGATGGTGAGACGTCTGCACCGCCCTCGGGTCCGACTCGGCTGTTCTACCGTCGCATTCCTTACGATTTCGAGTCGACGATTGAAAAGATCTACGCCATTTCTGAGTTGGAGCCGTTCCTGGGCGATCGGCTTCGACAGGGACGTTAA